The sequence GCCTCGCCCGCGAACACCTGCTGGCCGACCATCCCGTCGTCGATGGCGTTGAACGCGAACTTCAGCATCCGAATCGCCGTCGGGCTCTTGCTCGTGATCTCCTCTGCCCACTCGAACGCCACGTCCTCCAGTTCGTCGTGCGGAACCGCCTCGTTGGCCATCCCCATGTCGACGGCCTCCTCGGCGGAGTAGGTCTTCCCGCGGAAGAAAATCTCGCGAGCTTTTTTCTGGCCGACCTGCCGGGCCAAATAGGCCGACCCGAATCCGCCGTCGAAGGAGGCGACGTCGGGGTCGGTCTGGAGGAATTTCGCGTGTTCCTCGGAGGCGAGCGTCAGGTCGCAGACGACGTGTAAGGAGTGGCCGCCGCCGACGGCCCAACCGGGGACGACGGCGATGACCGGCTTGGGCATGAAGCGGATGAGTCGCTGCACTTCGAGGATGTGCAGACGGCCCGCCTTCGCCGTCTTGACGGCGGGGTCGTCGTCCTCGGCGGCTTCGTCGTCGCCGCGGTACTCGTAGCCGGAGCCGCCGCGGACCGACTGGTCGCCGCCGGAGCAGAACGCCCACCCGCCGTCCTTCTCCGAGGGGCCGTTTCCGGTCAGGAGCACGCAGCCCACGTCGGCCTGCTTGCGGGCGTGGTCGAGCGCGGCGTGGAGTTCGTCGACGGTGCCCGGGCGGAACGCGTTGCGCACTTCGGGGCGGTCGAAGGCGATGCGGACGACGGGCGCGTCGACGGCGCGGTGGTAGGTGATGTCCGAGAAATCCGTCGAGACGACCTCCCAGCGGTCGGGGTCGAAGAGCTCCGAGACCATACCGAACGCGGGTCCGGAGCCGCGAAAAAGGTTGCCGTCGGGCGGCCGCGCGTTCGCCTCGGTGCGTCCGCCGCTGGTTCACGCACTCGCCGTTCTAAACTCGTATATGGCGTGACACGCCCGAAGCAGCGCCGCGACTGCCAGCGGCGGAACGGCGACGGCGACGACGACGCCGACGAAGTCACCGGAAACGGCGCCGACGCCGATGCGCGGGCCGGCGGGAAGCCCCGGGAGGAGCGCGAGGCTGGTCGCTGCCCACAGGGCGACGTTGTAGCCGACGACGCGGAGGCCGGCCAGCGCGTACGACCGCGGCGGCCACGCCGGACCGACGCCGACCCAGTCGCCGCGGAACGCGCTCACCGAGACGGCGAGCGAGACGAAGGCGACGCCGAAGACGAAGACGACGTCGGCGGCGGCGAAGAGGCTTCGGCCCGCCGTCACCGAGAGCAGCCAGAGCGTGGCGGGTATCGTCAGGACGGCCACCGAACCGCCGCCGGAGAAGAGGTCTTCCAGGACGCGGCCGAGTCCGTCCGGCTCCTCGCGCGGGCGAAGCTGCCGTTGCTCGGTTGACGGGTCCGTGCCGCGGCGCGGTGAGGACATGCGTTAGGCGTTCGTCGGGAAGTACGTAAATCTCTGCTCGGCGGGTGTCGGGCGACGGTGTCCGGTCGTCGGAAACGAAGACTCTCCGTCAGTGGAGGTCGGCGACGCGTTCGACGACCTGCTCGTGTAGCGCCTCCCGCGTTCGGTGGCTCTCCTCGGCGTCGGTTCGAACCTCGATGACCTGCGTGCCGGCGCTCGCGACGGATTCGGCGTACGCCTCGCGGAACTCCTCTCGTGCTTCGACGCGCTCGAAGTCGAGGTCGTAGAGGTCGCCCGTCGCCTCGAAGTCGAGGCCGTGCGGCGTCTTGAACTGCGAGGTGAAGGGCGGGTCGAACTCCTCGATAGGGAGCATGTGGAAGATGCCGCCGCCGTCGTTGTTGACGAGGACGACCGTGGCGTCCACCTCACACCGTCCGAGCGCCAACAGACCGTTCATGTCGTGGTAGTACGCGAGGTCGCCGAGGACGAGCGTCAGCGGGTCGGTCGTCGCGCTGCCCGCGCCGAGCGCCGTCGAGACGATGCCGTCGATGCCCGACGCGCCGCGGTTACCGAGCGCGGTGACGTTCTTGTCGGAGGGGCGGGCGAACCGGTCGAGGTCGCGGACCGGCATGCTGTTGGAGACGAACAGCGTCGACGGGTCCGGCGCGAGGTCGGCCACGTCTTCCAGAACCTTCCCCTCGAACAGCTCGTCAGCTCGGTCGACCGTCTCCCAGTGCTCGCGGTCGGCCGCGAGCCACCGGTCTCGCCACGCAGCGCTGTCGGGACCGGAGACGAGGCGGGCGACGTGGGCGGCGAGGCGGGAGGGGTCGGCGACGACGAGGTCCGACGCCGCGAACTCGGCTTCTCGCCACTCGGCGGCGGGGTCGACGACCAACTGCCGGGCGCCGGTCCGCGCGAGGTACTTCCTGAGCGGCTTCGAGGTGGGCGACGCGCCGATCCGAAGCACGACCTCGGGGTCGGGCCAGTCGGCGACGGCCTCGGCCGCGAGGAAGTCGTCGTAGCCGCCGACGACGGGCGTCGTCCGGACGTGGCCGCCGAACCGGAGACCGGAGAGCGGGTCGGCCAGAATCGGGAACCCGGTGCCGTGCGCCAGAACCGCCACCGCCTCCGGGTCGACGCCCGGCGGGTCGGCGGGTCCGGCGACGACGAGGCCGCGCTCGGCCGAGAGCAGTTCGGCTATCTGCTGCAGCTCCCGGTCGTCCAACTGCGGCACGCCGCGGGTCGTCCGGACGTACGCGCCGTCGTGGTCGCCGCCGCTACCCCCCTCGCGGCCGTGAGCGGCCAGCGGCGGGAGGTCGGCGGGCACGTCACCGTCGACCGGTACGGGTTCCAGCGGCTTGCGGAACGGGACGTTCAGGTGAACCGGACCCGAGGGCGTGCCGGTCGCCTGCGCCAGCGCGCGGTGCGCCGTCGTCCGGAGCCCGCGGAGTTTTCGGTCCGTGGCCTCGGGCTCGGGGAGGTCTTTGTACCAGCGGACGGAGTCGCCGTAGAGCTTCTCCTGGTCGATAGTCTGGTTCGCCCCCGAGTCGCGGAGCTCCGGCGGGCGGTCGGCGGTCAACACGAGCATCGGGACGCGCGCCTGCGAGGCCTCGACGACTGCGGGATGGAAGTTCGCAGCAGCGGTGCCCGACGTGCAGACGAGCGGCGTCACGTCGCCGGTTCGTCGCGCCCGGCCGAGCGCGAAGTACGCCGCCGAGCGTTCGTCGAGGTGCGAGAAGACGTGGATGTCGTCGTGACGGTCGAACGCGGCGGTCAACGGCGTCGAACGACTGCCGGGAGCGATGCAGACCGCCGACACGCCCGCCTCGGCGAGTTCGTCGACGAGCACGCGCGCCCACAGCGTGTTTCGGTTCGGCGCAATCATCGTTCAGACCTTGGCGCGCGCCGTCAAATAGGCGGCGCGATAGCCTCGTACCGCTCCTCGCTTCGCAAGGGTCGTCGCCGCTCGCTCAAGAGACCTATAACGGACCGCGCCGACGGGCGACCGTGAACGACGAACACGCCCTCGTCGAACAGCACGACATCGATTCGGAAGACCAGTTAGACCGCGAGATTCTCCACCTCGTCCGCCGGCTTCGCCGAGAAGGGTACACGCTGCGGGAGCTCGTCCCTCGACTGCGGCGGAAGGCGGACTACTACGCCGAGTTCGCCGAGGAGTACGACAAGTGGGACTACACGCCCTCGGAGTCCGGTCGAGCGGCCGTCGACGACGAGTGACGAACGGCGGGAGAAGAACGGGTAACGGGTCGCCTCGCAGACTACCGCTCCAA is a genomic window of Haloprofundus halophilus containing:
- a CDS encoding 1,4-dihydroxy-2-naphthoyl-CoA synthase, coding for MVSELFDPDRWEVVSTDFSDITYHRAVDAPVVRIAFDRPEVRNAFRPGTVDELHAALDHARKQADVGCVLLTGNGPSEKDGGWAFCSGGDQSVRGGSGYEYRGDDEAAEDDDPAVKTAKAGRLHILEVQRLIRFMPKPVIAVVPGWAVGGGHSLHVVCDLTLASEEHAKFLQTDPDVASFDGGFGSAYLARQVGQKKAREIFFRGKTYSAEEAVDMGMANEAVPHDELEDVAFEWAEEITSKSPTAIRMLKFAFNAIDDGMVGQQVFAGEATRLGYMTDEAKEGRDAFLEKREPNFSDYPWHY
- the menD gene encoding 2-succinyl-5-enolpyruvyl-6-hydroxy-3-cyclohexene-1-carboxylic-acid synthase; the encoded protein is MIAPNRNTLWARVLVDELAEAGVSAVCIAPGSRSTPLTAAFDRHDDIHVFSHLDERSAAYFALGRARRTGDVTPLVCTSGTAAANFHPAVVEASQARVPMLVLTADRPPELRDSGANQTIDQEKLYGDSVRWYKDLPEPEATDRKLRGLRTTAHRALAQATGTPSGPVHLNVPFRKPLEPVPVDGDVPADLPPLAAHGREGGSGGDHDGAYVRTTRGVPQLDDRELQQIAELLSAERGLVVAGPADPPGVDPEAVAVLAHGTGFPILADPLSGLRFGGHVRTTPVVGGYDDFLAAEAVADWPDPEVVLRIGASPTSKPLRKYLARTGARQLVVDPAAEWREAEFAASDLVVADPSRLAAHVARLVSGPDSAAWRDRWLAADREHWETVDRADELFEGKVLEDVADLAPDPSTLFVSNSMPVRDLDRFARPSDKNVTALGNRGASGIDGIVSTALGAGSATTDPLTLVLGDLAYYHDMNGLLALGRCEVDATVVLVNNDGGGIFHMLPIEEFDPPFTSQFKTPHGLDFEATGDLYDLDFERVEAREEFREAYAESVASAGTQVIEVRTDAEESHRTREALHEQVVERVADLH